From the genome of Drosophila gunungcola strain Sukarami chromosome 3L unlocalized genomic scaffold, Dgunungcola_SK_2 000005F, whole genome shotgun sequence:
AAATATTGACTACATCTAGTTGAACTAAAGCGAATTAGCACTCAAAATTGCAACAAAGTATAACAAAGTGTTTGGCGTCCGATTACGCGGCGCGGGCGTCGTTGATGGTGGAGGGCACATGGACCTCCAGACCCTCCATGTCCTTAGAAAGTGTGATTTGGCAGCCCAGACGCGAGGTGTCCGTCAGTTCGTAGGCCAGGTCCAGCATGTCCAGCTCCTCGTCGCCGGGCTTGTCGGGCAGCTTCTCGAAATCGCTGGTCTTGAAGATCAGGTGGCATGTGGAGCAGGTCAGGGTGCCCTCGCAGGCACCAAAGCCATCCAGATCCACGTTGTTGTTGACCACCACATCCAGCAGGGAGTCGCCCACCTTGCCCGAAGTCTTGATCTTGTCCCCGTTGGCACGCACGAAGGTTATGTTGACACTGCAAgcagatgatgatgatggtcaATGTTTGGTCTAGGGTGTGGAAATACTCCCAATATACACACGGGGCTACTCACACATCTTTCGTTTTCAGGGCCAATCCCGCCGAGAAAGTGCGCGAGACGATCGGCGATCGCAGGTTAAGACTACGAATCGCCAGTCTGGAGGCAGTTCTACAGGTGTTCATGACTAGCATTGTGGCAACGAGTCCTTTTTAATCTCTAACTAAGCACTGACCACACGCACCCACTCGTGTCGCTGCGATCggttgttaaataataattacaattttcaatcaaaattGCGTTGGACGTGAACTAGGAAGTGTGACCGTAAAGGAACTAGCTTAAAATTACCCCATACCAAcgaaaatataccaaaaataCTAAATGAATAGCAGTTCCATCTCTAATCAGCCGTAGACAGTCTGGCAACCCTGTGGGTCAAAACAAGAAAGATAGCAGAAAtagaataaattaatttaagttttaaaagctAAACAATGGGTGTGTTGGACAATGTTGCGAACTATTTC
Proteins encoded in this window:
- the LOC128258992 gene encoding adrenodoxin-like protein 2, mitochondrial, with protein sequence MLVMNTCRTASRLAIRSLNLRSPIVSRTFSAGLALKTKDVVNITFVRANGDKIKTSGKVGDSLLDVVVNNNVDLDGFGACEGTLTCSTCHLIFKTSDFEKLPDKPGDEELDMLDLAYELTDTSRLGCQITLSKDMEGLEVHVPSTINDARAA